GCTCATGCCTGCACCTCGCTTGCGCTCGGCTCCGGCAAACCCGAGGGCACGGTGCCTGTCCTTCGCTGGCTCATCGGCTGTTCTCCATTGGGCTGGGGTTGGGCAAGTCTGTGGCGGGCGAATTCACCGCCCGGGTGGGGGGACCGTCGTCCGGTTCGGTGGCGAGCAAGTCGCGCGCACCCATGTCGAGCAACTCGCGGGCGAGCGCGCGGCCGAGCTCCGCCGCGTCGGCCGGGGCGCCGACCACCGACGCCCGCAGCACGTCGGATCCGTCGACGGCCGCGGCGCACGCGCGCAGCGACAGCTCGTCCACGATCCGCCCCTCGTCGTCGAGCGATTCGACGACCTCGGCGAGCGCGCCGATCGGCGCGGTGCAGCCCGCTTCCAGTTCGGCCAGCAGGGACCGCTCGGCGATCACCGAGGCCCGGGTGGCCGCGTCGTCCAGGCCGGACAGGATCTCCACCAGGGCGGCGTGGTCGCTGCGGCATTCCACCGCGAGCGCGCCCTGGGCGGGAGCCGACAGCATCTGCACCGGCTCCAGCGCCTCGGTCACCGCGTCCAGCCGGTCGATGCGGGCCAGTCCGGCTCTGGCCACCACGACGGCGTCCAGTTCACCCTCGCTGACCTTGCGCAGCCGGGTGTCCAGGTTGCCGCGCAGCGGGACGACGTCCAAGCCGAGTCCGAGCGCCCGCAGCTGGGCGGCGCGCCGCGGCGCGGAAGTGCCCACCTTGGCGCCCGCGGGCAGCTCGCCGAGCACCAGCCCGTCGCGCGCGACCAGCGCGTCGCGCGGGTCCTCCCTGGGCGGGATGGCGGCGATGGTGAAGCGCGGGTCCTGCGCGGTGGGCAGATCCTTGTAGGAGTGCACGGCGATGTCGATCGCGCCCGCCGCCAGCTCGTCGCGCAGCGCGGAGGTGAACACGCCGACGCCGATCTTCTGCACCGGGTCCGACGACAGGTCACCGGCGGTCTTGATGACGACCAGCTCGGCCGGCTGCCCGGCCGCGATCAGCGCGTCGCGCACCGTGCCCGCCTGGGTGAGCGCGAGCAGGCTGCCGCGGGTGCCGATCCGCCACGGGGCGCGGGTGCCGTCCGCGGTCGTGCTGCCTTCTTGGTGGACCATGGTCATGCCGTCTGCCCCTGTTCCTCGCCGCGATGGCCTGCGGTGAAATCGTCGGCCAGCGCGATCTCCCCGTCGCTGAGCTCGGCGTGATCGCCGGCGAGCGTGGTGATCTCCATCGGCGCGGCGACCGCCTGGGCCGCACCGGGCTTCAATTCGAACAATTCGCGCAGCGCCTCGGCGTAGCTGTCGCCGCCCGGCGTGGACGCGAGCTGCTTGACCCGCACCGTCGGCGCGTGCAGCAGCTTGTCGACCACCCGGCGCACCGTGCGCGCGACCTCGTCACGCTCCGGGTCGGCGAGGCCGGGCAGCCGCGAATCCAGCCGGAGCAGTTCGGCCTCGACCACCTCGGCGGCGCGCTGGCGTAGCGCGGCCACCGTGGGGGTGACCTCGGCCATCCGCTGTCCGGCCAGATATCTGGCCAGTTCGTCGGCGACGATCGACCGGGCGGCCGCGGTGTCGTCGGCGGCGGCGCCCGCGGCCGGATCGCGCTGCAACGTCTCGATGTCGATGAGCGTGACACCGGGCAGGCCGGCCACAGCGTGCTCGACGTCGCGCGGCAATCCGAGATCGCAGAACACCAACGGCCGCTCGACCGTGGCTTCCTCGCCGCGCTCGCGGTCGGTGAGCGCGCGGTGGGTGTCGGCGAGCGTCACGACCGCGCCGACCGCACCGGTACAGGTGACCACCACGTCGGTGGCGGCCATCGCCTCGGTGAGCCGCGACAGCTCCATCGCCTCGGCCTCGACGCCGTGCGTGCGCGCGGTCTCGGCGAGTCTGCGGGCCCGCTCGATCGTGCGGTTCACCACGATGATCCGGCCGATCCCGGCGCGCGAGAGATGCGCGACCGCGAGCCCGCCCATCGCGCCCGCGCCGACCACCGCGGCGGTCCGCCCGGCCAGCGGGCCGAGCACCTGCTGCGCGCGGTCCAGCGCGACCGACACCACCGACGCGCCCGCGCGGTCGATGCCCGTCTCGGCGTGCACCCGCTTGCCGACCCGCAGCGCGTGCTGCGCCAGCTCGTGCAAGGTGCGCCCGACCGCGCTCTGCGCGTCGGCGGAGGCGTAGGCGCCGCGGATCTGGCTGAGCACCTGCTGCTCGCCGACGACCATCGAATCCAGGCCGCTGGCCACCGCGAACAGATGCTCGGCGGCGGCCTCGGAGTAGCGGACGTAGGCGTGCTTGGTCAGATCGGGCATCGGCAGGCCGGAGTGCTTGGTCAGCAGGTCGCCGATCTCGGCGAGACCGCCGTGGAAGGCGTCGACCACCGCGTAGACCTCCACCCGGTTGCAGGTGGACACGATCATCGCCTCGGACACATGGCTGGAGGCGATCAGCCGGTCGATCAGCTTCGGCCGATCGGCGTCGGTGACGGCCACCTTCTCCAGCACGGGGACCGGCGCGCTGCGGTGCGAGATGCCGACGAGGAGAACGCTCATGCTGTGTCCTTTCCGGCATGCGCGGGGCCCTGCGTGGTCACGCTCCGCTGCCGCCTCCGGGCCTGACCGCTCATGCTGTATCCGTTTCCGGCATGAGCGGGGCCCTGCGTGGTCACGCTGCGCTGCCGCCTCCGGGCCTGACCGCTCATGCTGTATCCGATTCCGGCATGAGCGGGGCCCTGCGTGGTCACGCTGCGCTGCCGCCTCCGGGCCTGACCGCTCATGCCAACACCGTCCCGGCACGAACGGAACGCTCCGCCGTGCTGTGCTGCATGATTCGCTCGCTGCGCTCACTCATGGTGTGACCACCGATCCCTTGCTGCTTGGCTCCGTTGCCGTATGCGAGGTTGTCGTATGCGGGGTTGTCGAGTGCTGGAGTGCCGGGTGCGCCTGCGCCGCGTGCGGGGTCGGCAGGCGGTGCGCGATGCGGCCGGATCCGGCGTGCGCGACCTCCGGCAGCGGGGACTGCTCGGCGTTGCGCACCCGTTCGAACGACAGCATCTGCATCTCGACGGCCAGGTCGACGCGCCGGACCTCGACGGTCGCCGGTGCGACCAGCTCGCAGGGCGCGAAGCTCAAAATCGACTGCAGACCCGACGCGACGAGCCGGTCGCACACGTCCTGGGCCGCGTCGTCGGGAACCGTGATGACCGCGATGGTCGGCTCCAGCTCGGCGACCGCCGCCGCCAGCTCGGCCACGTCGCGCACCACCAGGCCGGCGACCGGCATGCCGATCACCTCGGGGTCGCTGTCGAGAATGCCGACCACGGTGAAACCGCGCCGCTGGAACCCGCCGTAGCCGACCAGGGCCCGGCCCAGATTCCCCGCGCCGACCAGCACGACGCGGTGCCCCTGCGACAAGCCGAGCACGTCCTCGATGCGGGAGCGGAGCTTGGCCACGTCGTAGCCGACGCCGCGAACTCCGTTGGGGCCGAGGAAGGAGAGATCCTTGCGCAATTTGGCCGAATTGACACCCGCCGCGACAGCCAGTTCCTCACTCGATACGATGGCAACACCGTCGTCGGCCAACATGGCGAGGACCCGAAGATAGGTAGCCAGCCGCGCGACGGTGGCCTGCGGGATGTCCTTCTGCAGAGCCCTGCCGGAGACGCCGCTCGGCGCCTCATGCTGCTCTGTCACGTCGTCGGCTCCTCGTCCCGGGCCTCGGGCTCCGGTTCGTCGCTCGACCCGCTGCCCCGGGGACGGTCCGGTGCCAGGGTGTCGAAGTTTCGGATTTCGGGGCGGCTCCGCAGCCTCGGCATGCGGGTCGCGTGCCACCACCGTAACTGCTTGTGAAGCCCTGCACAAAGTCGGTGAAATTGGCCTCATTTTCCGCCGCGACCAGCACAGCGGCCGAATCGGACGGAAAACGGCGCGCTCAGCGCTTCAGGTCCGCCCGCAATCGGGTCTCGTCGACATCGAAATAGCTGTGTTCGCGGCCGTCGAGCAGGACGACGGGAAGCCGGTCGCCGTACTCCGCCCGCAGGCCAGGGTCGGTAACGGCGGCTTCGTCGACGTCGACGGTGCCCGGTTCGATACCGAATTCGGCGCAGATCACGCGCAGCTGTTCCAGTGCTGTCGCACACAGTCCACAGCCCGCGCGAGTCAGCAATGTCACCGAATGTGTGGGATTGGTCATGACCGGAATTTAATCCGCGGCCCGCGCGCCGGGCGGCCCGGTACGCGCCACGCGAATGTGTCGCGCGCCGCCTTCTGCCGTGACTGTCGGCTCATCCGGCTACTGTTGACATGGTTCGCGCGACGGGCGGAGGTACTGGTGCCGGAACGATCGAAGGTGGCGAGGGCCGGATTCATCGCGGGACGATTCGGTGAGTTTCCGGCGCGGTGGAACCTGAGCCAGATGGG
Above is a genomic segment from Nocardia sputorum containing:
- a CDS encoding redox-sensing transcriptional repressor Rex, giving the protein MTEQHEAPSGVSGRALQKDIPQATVARLATYLRVLAMLADDGVAIVSSEELAVAAGVNSAKLRKDLSFLGPNGVRGVGYDVAKLRSRIEDVLGLSQGHRVVLVGAGNLGRALVGYGGFQRRGFTVVGILDSDPEVIGMPVAGLVVRDVAELAAAVAELEPTIAVITVPDDAAQDVCDRLVASGLQSILSFAPCELVAPATVEVRRVDLAVEMQMLSFERVRNAEQSPLPEVAHAGSGRIAHRLPTPHAAQAHPALQHSTTPHTTTSHTATEPSSKGSVVTP
- a CDS encoding glutaredoxin family protein, with amino-acid sequence MTNPTHSVTLLTRAGCGLCATALEQLRVICAEFGIEPGTVDVDEAAVTDPGLRAEYGDRLPVVLLDGREHSYFDVDETRLRADLKR
- a CDS encoding glutamyl-tRNA reductase, with the protein product MSVLLVGISHRSAPVPVLEKVAVTDADRPKLIDRLIASSHVSEAMIVSTCNRVEVYAVVDAFHGGLAEIGDLLTKHSGLPMPDLTKHAYVRYSEAAAEHLFAVASGLDSMVVGEQQVLSQIRGAYASADAQSAVGRTLHELAQHALRVGKRVHAETGIDRAGASVVSVALDRAQQVLGPLAGRTAAVVGAGAMGGLAVAHLSRAGIGRIIVVNRTIERARRLAETARTHGVEAEAMELSRLTEAMAATDVVVTCTGAVGAVVTLADTHRALTDRERGEEATVERPLVFCDLGLPRDVEHAVAGLPGVTLIDIETLQRDPAAGAAADDTAAARSIVADELARYLAGQRMAEVTPTVAALRQRAAEVVEAELLRLDSRLPGLADPERDEVARTVRRVVDKLLHAPTVRVKQLASTPGGDSYAEALRELFELKPGAAQAVAAPMEITTLAGDHAELSDGEIALADDFTAGHRGEEQGQTA
- the hemC gene encoding hydroxymethylbilane synthase encodes the protein MTMVHQEGSTTADGTRAPWRIGTRGSLLALTQAGTVRDALIAAGQPAELVVIKTAGDLSSDPVQKIGVGVFTSALRDELAAGAIDIAVHSYKDLPTAQDPRFTIAAIPPREDPRDALVARDGLVLGELPAGAKVGTSAPRRAAQLRALGLGLDVVPLRGNLDTRLRKVSEGELDAVVVARAGLARIDRLDAVTEALEPVQMLSAPAQGALAVECRSDHAALVEILSGLDDAATRASVIAERSLLAELEAGCTAPIGALAEVVESLDDEGRIVDELSLRACAAAVDGSDVLRASVVGAPADAAELGRALARELLDMGARDLLATEPDDGPPTRAVNSPATDLPNPSPMENSR